A region from the Manihot esculenta cultivar AM560-2 chromosome 13, M.esculenta_v8, whole genome shotgun sequence genome encodes:
- the LOC122721503 gene encoding uncharacterized protein LOC122721503: MSKDKNVVDSDNQSDQDMASDYKLFKKSVGSEFGRLYRTLKRMTKAIKSLKMPRRAVSCRGRGHSQHLSMNEIDKAVQVQEEILEHTPQALGGQANASSSSSVRTRGPNLGHPIPSNPSDRQLIRLKGTVFLDSTVTRSITNDIKMRYTAPWKTWSDIPLKTKDELFELFRSRYAWDESEEGMVRIAWEKVGKERLRDILNRVRSELLHKHKKTDVAYLYNLGPDWMEAEIWNELVAYWSTPEWRKKSEAGKANRNVEKDGTITKHSGGSIKLEVHENRLAKKLGRQPTQLELFRATHTKKGSQGVYIDEKSRRVDGAYLSAIAENVNDNCESQSAFDLNKWIEISGSSKGRVYGFGSSDIAKSGTPTTFFRQG; encoded by the exons ATGAGTAAAGAtaagaatgtggtggatagtGATAATCAAAGTGATCAGGATATGGCTAGTGATTATAAGCTCTTCAAAAAGTCAGTTGGTAGTGAGTTTGGAAGGCTCTATAGGACTCTTAAGAGGATGACCAAAGCTATAAAGAGTTTGAAG atgcctCGAAGAGCAGTATCATGCAGAGGTAGAGGACATAGCCAGCATCTGTCTATGAATGAAATAGATAAGGCAGTACAGGTCCAGGAGGAAATACTGGAGCATACTCCACAAGCATTAGGGGGCCAAGCAAACgcatcctcatcatcatcagttCGAACTAGAGGTCCGAATTTGGGACATCCTATCCCATCAAACCCGTCTGATCGTCAATTGATTAGATTGAAAGGAACTGT TTTTTTAGATTCCACAGTTACTAGATCAATCACTAATGACATTAAGATGCGCTATACTGCTCCATGGAAAACTTGGTCAGATATACCTTTAAAGACAAAAGACGAGCTCTTCGAACTTTTTCGG AGTCGATATGCATGGGATGAGAGTGAAGAAGGTATGGTTCGAATTGCTTGGGAAAAGGTAGGTAAAGAAAGACTGCGAGACATTCTTAATAGAGTTAGGAGCGAATTGTTGCACAAGCACAAGAAGACGGATGTTGCTTATCTATATAATTTAGGACCAGATTGGATGGAGGCAGAGATATGGAATGAACTTGTTGCATATTGGAGTACACCAGAGTGGAGAAAGAAATCAGAAGCTGGTAAAGCAAATAGAAACGTAGAAAAAGATGGGACTATTACGAAACACTCTGGTGGTTCAATAAAATTGGAGGTTCATGAGAATAGATTG GCAAAGAAGTTGGGTAGAcaaccaactcaacttgaacTATTTCGTGCAACTCACACAAAAAAGGGGAGTCAAGGTGTTTACATTGATGAAAAATCACGACGAGTTGAT gGAGCTTATTTGAGTGCAATTGCTGAAAATGTGAATGACAATTGTGAGAGTCAGTCTGCTTTTGATTTGAATAAGTGGATTGAAATTTCTGGAAGTAGCAAAGGAagagtttatggttttggatCCTCTGATATTGCAAAATCAGGAACTCCAACTACATTTTTCCGACAAGGTTAG